From the genome of Triticum aestivum cultivar Chinese Spring chromosome 3B, IWGSC CS RefSeq v2.1, whole genome shotgun sequence, one region includes:
- the LOC123065153 gene encoding GDSL esterase/lipase At5g45910-like isoform X1 has product MLTKAVVSLLFLLSVSRCGTSWQSYDAIYNFGDSISDTGNLCTGGCPSWLTMGQPPYGTSYFGRPTGRCSDGRVVVDFLAQFFGLPLLPPSKRNGTDFRKGANMAIIGATAMNLDFFQSRGLGSSIWNNGPLDTQIQWFQQLMPSICGGASDCRSHLSNSLFILGEFGGNDYNAPIFGGKSLDEVYTYVPHIVNKITSGVETLIGLGAVDVVVPGVLPIGCFPLYLTLYGSSNQSDYDGDGCLERFNDLSRYHNQLLKQGICSLQSKYAGVRLMYGDFYTQVTEMVRSPRSFGLEYGLTVCCGASGQGSYNYNNKARCGMSGSSACKDPQNSNATCTNDLQAFTGWLILIGQ; this is encoded by the exons ATGTTGACCAAGGCAGTGGTGTCCCTCCTCTTCCTCTTGAGCGTCTCCCGCTGCGGGACGTCGTGGCAGAGCTACGATGCGATATACAACTTCGGCGACTCCATCTCCGACACCGGCAATCTCTGCACGGGCGGCTGCCCGTCGTGGCTCACCATGGGCCAGCCGCCGTACGGAACCAGCTACTTCGGCCGCCCGACCGGACGCTGCTCCGACGGCCGCGTCGTCGTCGACTTCCTCG CTCAGTTCTTCGGTCTGCCACTGCTTCCGCCGTCCAAGAGGAACGGCACCGACTTCAGGAAAGGCGCAAACATGGCCATCATCGGCGCCACCGCCATGAACCTGGACTTCTTCCAGTCTCGCGGCCTGGGCAGCAGCATCTGGAACAACGGGCCTCTGGACACGCAAATCCAGTGGTTCCAGCAGCTCATGCCTTCCATCTGCGGCGGCGCCAGCG ATTGCAGGAGCCACCTGAGCAACTCCCTGTTCATCTTGGGCGAGTTCGGGGGCAACGACTACAACGCGCCGATCTTCGGCGGCAAGAGCCTCGACGAGGTGTACACCTACGTGCCACACATCGTCAACAAGATCACAAGCGGCGTAGAG ACGCTGATCGGGCTGGGCGCGGTGGACGTGGTGGTGCCGGGCGTGCTGCCGATCGGGTGCTTCCCGCTGTACCTGACCCTGTACGGGAGCTCCAACCAGAGCGACTACGACGGGGACGGCTGCCTTGAGCGCTTCAACGACCTGTCCCGCTACCACAACCAGCTGCTCAAGCAGGGAATTTGCAGCCTCCAGAGCAAGTACGCCGGCGTGAGGCTCATGTACGGCGACTTCTACACCCAGGTCACCGAGATGGTGCGTTCTCCCCGGAGCTTCG GACTGGAATACGGCCTGACTGTTTGTTGTGGCGCGAGCGGCCAAGGGTCCTACAACTACAATAACAAAGCGAGGTGTGGCATGTCTGGCTCAAGCGCCTGCAAGGACCCTCAGAACAGCAATGCTACATGTACAAACGATTTACAGGCTTTTACAGGATGGTTAATCTTGATTGGTCAATAG
- the LOC123065153 gene encoding GDSL esterase/lipase At5g45910-like isoform X2, with protein sequence MLTKAVVSLLFLLSVSRCGTSWQSYDAIYNFGDSISDTGNLCTGGCPSWLTMGQPPYGTSYFGRPTGRCSDGRVVVDFLAQFFGLPLLPPSKRNGTDFRKGANMAIIGATAMNLDFFQSRGLGSSIWNNGPLDTQIQWFQQLMPSICGGASDCRSHLSNSLFILGEFGGNDYNAPIFGGKSLDEVYTYVPHIVNKITSGVETLIGLGAVDVVVPGVLPIGCFPLYLTLYGSSNQSDYDGDGCLERFNDLSRYHNQLLKQGICSLQSKYAGVRLMYGDFYTQVTEMDWNTA encoded by the exons ATGTTGACCAAGGCAGTGGTGTCCCTCCTCTTCCTCTTGAGCGTCTCCCGCTGCGGGACGTCGTGGCAGAGCTACGATGCGATATACAACTTCGGCGACTCCATCTCCGACACCGGCAATCTCTGCACGGGCGGCTGCCCGTCGTGGCTCACCATGGGCCAGCCGCCGTACGGAACCAGCTACTTCGGCCGCCCGACCGGACGCTGCTCCGACGGCCGCGTCGTCGTCGACTTCCTCG CTCAGTTCTTCGGTCTGCCACTGCTTCCGCCGTCCAAGAGGAACGGCACCGACTTCAGGAAAGGCGCAAACATGGCCATCATCGGCGCCACCGCCATGAACCTGGACTTCTTCCAGTCTCGCGGCCTGGGCAGCAGCATCTGGAACAACGGGCCTCTGGACACGCAAATCCAGTGGTTCCAGCAGCTCATGCCTTCCATCTGCGGCGGCGCCAGCG ATTGCAGGAGCCACCTGAGCAACTCCCTGTTCATCTTGGGCGAGTTCGGGGGCAACGACTACAACGCGCCGATCTTCGGCGGCAAGAGCCTCGACGAGGTGTACACCTACGTGCCACACATCGTCAACAAGATCACAAGCGGCGTAGAG ACGCTGATCGGGCTGGGCGCGGTGGACGTGGTGGTGCCGGGCGTGCTGCCGATCGGGTGCTTCCCGCTGTACCTGACCCTGTACGGGAGCTCCAACCAGAGCGACTACGACGGGGACGGCTGCCTTGAGCGCTTCAACGACCTGTCCCGCTACCACAACCAGCTGCTCAAGCAGGGAATTTGCAGCCTCCAGAGCAAGTACGCCGGCGTGAGGCTCATGTACGGCGACTTCTACACCCAGGTCACCGAGATG GACTGGAATACGGCCTGA